A stretch of Acipenser ruthenus chromosome 1, fAciRut3.2 maternal haplotype, whole genome shotgun sequence DNA encodes these proteins:
- the LOC131710627 gene encoding elongation of very long chain fatty acids protein 7-like: MAINELTSRAVLLYDEWIKDADPRTADWPLMSSPLPQILLIGAYIYFVTSLGPKLMENRKPFDLKQIMIVYNFGIVAFSIYMCYEFLMAGWATGYSFHCDIVDYTSSPKGLRMAWTCWLYYFSKFIELLDTVFFVLRKKNSQITFLHVYHHSIMPFTWWFGVKFAAGGLGTFHALLNSIVHVIMYSYYGLSAMGPAYQKYLWWKKHMTTIQLAQFILVTVHISQFFFMKDCSYQYPVFLYIICLYGCIFLLLFLNFWYHAYTKGQRLPKAVKNGLNNNKEQ, encoded by the exons ATGGCCATTAATGAGCTGACGTCGAGAGCAGTCCTGCTGTACGACGAGTGGATTAAAGATGCTG ACCCCAGAACTGCAGACTGGCCCCTCATGTCCTCTCCTCTGCCACAGATACTCCTTATCGGAGCTTACATTTACTTTGTGACCTCACTGGGACCAAAGTTGATGGAAAATCGGAAACCGTTCGACCTCAAACAGATCATGATTGTCTATAACTTCGGCATCGTGGCATTTTCTATATACATGTGTTATGAA TTTCTTATGGCTGGCTGGGCGACAGGCTATTCATTCCACTGTGACATTGTGGATTACACAAGCTCACCTAAAGGCCTAAGG atGGCATGGACCTGCTGGCTTTATTACTTTTCAAAGTTTATTGAGTTACTAGATACA GTCTTTTTTGTACTCCGAAAAAAGAACAGCCAGATCACGTTTCTCCATGTCTATCACCACTCCATTATGCCGTTCACCTGGTGGTTTGGAGTCAAATTTGCTGCAG GTGGACTGGGGACGTTCCATGCTCTTTTAAATTCCATTGTCCATGTTATCATGTACTCCTATTATGGATTGTCTGCTATGGGACCAGCCTATCAGAAGTACTTATGGTGGAAAAAGCACATGACTACCATTCAGCTT GCCCAGTTCATCCTGGTCACAGTCCACATTAGTCAGTTCTTTTTCATGAAAGATTGCTCCTACCAGTATCCTGTCTTCCTCTACATCATTTGTCTGTATGGATGCATCTTTCTACTGCTGTTCCTCAACTTCTGGTACCATGCGTATACCAAAGGCCAGAGGCTACCAAAAGCTGTGAAGAATGgactaaacaataacaaagaacaGTGA